The Celeribacter baekdonensis genomic interval CGCGCCCGGTGGGCCAGATATGCCACTGCCCTTAAGAAGGAGAAGACCACATGATCTTGCGTTTGTCGTCTTTCGCGGCGGGTGTGATGGCCTTTGCGCTGCCCTTTTGGGGGGGGCGGCGGCGGCGGAGGGAACTCCGGTTGCGGCACAGGATGTGGCCGTGCCCTCGGGGCAGCCGGTGGCGTTTTATGAAACCTTGATGGATCGTCCCGCGATGGGGCTGACCGCACGGTTCCGATTTGTCGCGCCCGAACTTGGGCAGCGGATCAAAACCATGGCCTATGAGGCGCTTGAGGCCGACCTCTCATCGCTCTGCGTCAGCTACGCCCTACCGCGTCTGGCCGAACCTACGCCTGCGATCATCGTGATTTCACTGTCAGAGCGCCCGACCGAATTTGGGTCCCCTGACCCGAATGTGGCACAGGTGTTTGAGGCCTATCGTCCGACCGAAACGGATGCGGGTGCGATTTGTGAATGGGAGGCGTTTTAAGATGGCCCCTAAATTCCATCTGTTTTCCAACGGTCCGCGACCGGTCGCACCGTTTTCTCATGCGGTCGAGGATGACGGGTGGGTGATCCTCACTGGACAAATGCCGACCGATCCGAACGCGCCTGACGCGCCGCTGCCCGAGGGGATCGCGGCGCAAACCCGCCGCGTGATGGACAACCTTGTGTTGATTTTGGCTGAATTGGGCCTGCGTGCAGAGCATATTATGCAATGCCGCTGCTTTCTGACCGAGTTCGAGCGCGATTACGCCCTGTTCAACGACACGTACAAAAGTTACTTCCCCGAGGGTAGGCTTCCGGCACGCACCACGGTGGGCGTGACCGCGTTGGCCGTTGGTGCGTTGGTTGAGATCGACCTCATCGCGCGCCGACCAGATCAGGGAGACAGCTGATGGCACGCGATTATATGACCAAACACAAAGGATTTCCGGGCCGCTTTCCGGGCACGGATTTCCAATTCACCATTCGCCGCGCGAACCCCAAAGGGGTGACGCCGCTCAAGGCGCTGGAGCGCTACAAAGACCGCAAGTCGCTCGACAAGCGGGTTGATGCGGCGTTTTTGATGGCCTTGGTCGAACAGTTTGGCGAGGAGCCGTTTGAGCGCGGCAATTTGGACGCAGGCCGCTTGTCGTGGCTGTTTGGCCGCGAAGTTGTGCCCGCCGATGCCGAAGATTTTGATCCGGCCTCTTATGAGGCGCTTCTTAAGGTCGATATGGGTCGGGCTATGGCCTCCTATCCCGAAATTTTCGCCTCTGATGAGGACGAAGAAGCCCCCGATTGGGACGAGATGTGGAACGGGGAGCAAGAGGACTGATGCGCGGAATTTCGCTTGGCATTGGGGTGTTTGCGCGAACTGCTGCCAGTTTTGGTGGGCGGTTTGGCTATGTCCTTGCGAGCGAAAGCGATGCATCCCATCTTACGGGTAGGACGCAGGTGACCAGCAACACCTCGTCCTGTTCTGAAAACCGTTACCCTTCCCCTTTGGCGAGGTCTGTATGTCCCCCATACGGATCTCGTCACTCTTCTTTGCGTGTCGATTGGCGCGTGCCTGTTTTTCGCCATGGGCTTGGTTTCGCCGATTTTGCGGTGGGCCGCATTTGTCGCTTTGCGCAGGGGTTTGGCTGGGATAGAATCGTCTCAGTCGTAACATCATCAGAAGCAGAAAAAACATGCGCAAATCCATTCTCATTCTTGGCCTCGTCTCCGTTTCGGCCCTTGCCGGCTGTTTGCAAACAGACGGTGAGCGCGCAATCGCGGGTGCCGCAGCGGGTGCGGTCGTCGCCGACGCGACGAACAACAATGTGCTCACTGGAGCCGCTTTGGGCGCGCTCGCGGGCACCTATTGCGACGACGCGGGCGTTTGCCGCTAAACCTATTCGTCTGACAGGGCCGCGCTGCGCGCGCCCGTTTGACAGATCACAACACAGCTTCCCGGGCGGGTTCCGCCGGGGAAGCTTTTTTGTGGCCAAAACCATACCGACAACCATGACAGAAATTCCAAAGACCATCTGCGCAGTCGCGCGCGTGGTCTGGTGAGACTTGAGAAAAGGGAGAGGGACTGCGGATGTTTGACAAAATCCTGATTGCGAACCGCGGCGAGATTGCATGCCGTGTGATGAAAACCGCCAAGAAAATGGGGATCAAAACGGTCGCCATTTATTCCGATGCGGATAAAAACGCCCTGCATGTGGCCATGGCGGATGAGGCGGTTCACATCGGCCCGCCGCCCGCAAACCAATCCTATATTGTCATCGACAAGGTGATGGATGCGATCCGCCAGACCGGCGCGCAGGCGGTTCATCCAGGCTATGGCTTCCTCTCCGAGAATTCGAAATTCGCCGAGGCTTTGGCGGCCGAAGGCGTGGCCTTTGTGGGCCCCCCGGTTGGTGCGATTGAGGCGATGGGCGACAAAATCACCTCGAAAAAACTGGCCCAAGAGGCCGGCGTTTCGACCGTTCCGGGCTATATGGGCCTGATCGCGGATGCGGATGAAGCGGTGAAAATCTCCAATGAGGTCGGCTATCCGGTGATGATCAAAGCCTCCGCTGGCGGCGGCGGTAAGGGCATGCGGATCGCATGGAATGACGAAGAAGCCCGCGAAGGCTTTCAGTCGTCCAAAAACGAAGCCGCAAGCTCCTTTGGCGACGACCGGATTTTCATCGAGAAATTCGTCACTCAACCGCGCCACATCGAAATTCAGGTGCTTTGCGATGCCCATGGCAACGGGATTTATCTGAACGAACGCGAATGTTCGATCCAACGCCGCAACCAAAAGGTCATCGAAGAGGCCCCGTCGCCGTTCCTTGATCCCGAAACCCGCAAAGCCATGGGCGAACAGGCCGTGGCGCTGGCGAAAGCGGTGGATTATGCCTCTGCCGGGACCGTGGAATTTATCGTCGATGGCGACCGCAATTTCTACTTCTTGGAAATGAACACCCGTCTTCAGGTGGAACACCCTGTGACCGAGCTGATCACCGGCATCGACTTGGTCGAACAGATGATCCGGATTGCCAATGGCGAGCCGCTTTCGATGACCCAAGACGACGTGAAAATCAACGGCTGGGCGATGGAAAGCCGTCTCTACGCCGAAGACCCCTATCGCGGCTTTTTGCCCTCCATCGGGCGTCTGTCGAAATATCGCCCGCCCGCCGAAATTGTCACGGACACCAACGTCGTGCGCAACGACACCGGCGTCTATGAGGGCGGCGAAATTTCGATGTACTATGACCCGATGATTGCAAAACTTTGCACATGGGGCCCGGATCGTTTGACCGCGATTGAGAACATGCGCAATGCGCTCGATGGGTTTGAAGTCGAAGGCATTGGTCACAACCTGCCGTTCCTCTCCGCCGTTTATGACCACCCGAAATTCATCGCGGGGACCATGACCACGGCCTTTATCGAAGAGGAATATCCCGAAGGATTTGAAGGGGTTGAACTACCCTACGCGGATCTGGAACGGATTGCTGCGGCCACGGCGTCGATGTACCGTGTCGCCGAAATTCGCCGCACCCGCGTGTCGGGGCGGATGGACAACCACGAACGTGTGGTGCCCAATGATTGGGTCGTTCAAATCGGTGGTCACGATTTCCCACTGACGATCGAGGCGGATAAAACTGGCTCGACCGTGTTGATCAACGACAAAACACTGCGGTGCGAAAGCACTTGGGTTCCGGGCGACAGCTTGGCGGTGATCGACATGGGGGACAGCCATTTGACCTTGAAGGTTGGCAAGACGCCGGGCGGGTTCCGCATCCGCAATCGTGGCGCGGATATGAAGGTCTATGTTCGCTCGCCGCGCGCCGCCGAACTGTCCAAATTCATGATCGAAAAATTGCCGCCGGACACGTCCAAATTGCTGCTCTGCCCGATGCCGGGTCTGATTGTCAAAGTGAACGTCGAAGAGGGCGATGAGGTCCAAGAGGGTCAGGCCCTTTGCACCGTTGAGGCGATGAAAATGGAAAACATCCTGCGCGCTGAACGCAAAGGCATCGTGTCCAAAATCAACGCAGCGCCGGGCGACAGCTTGGCCGTCGACGAAGTGATCATGGAGTTCGAATAAGGTGATCTTGGCCGGGCGGGCATATCGCACCAAGGGCGTGCAAGCGGGGGCTGGACAAGTGTTCTCACTTTGTTCTAATTTGAGCCTTCTCTCTCGTCGCGAGGCGCCCGGCCATGACATTGCGTGTTTCAACGCTGTTTTTCGATATGAACAGCTTTTACGCCTCCGTGGCGCAGGCCGAAGAACCTGCGTTGATGGGGCGGCCTGTGGGGGTGTTGACGGCCGATGCGCCGAATGCCGCCTGTATCGCGGCCAGCATCGAAGCCAAGCGCAAAGGTGTGGGCATGGGCACGCGTCAGGACGAGGCGCGCAGTCTCTGTCCCGGCATCGTCTTTCGTCCGGTCAAACACGACATTTGCGTCGACTATCATCACGCGATTTTGCAGGCGGTGGAGACGGTCATCCCGGTCCATCGGGTCTGGTCGATCGACGAATGTTCCTGTCTCTTGATGGGATCGCAACAAGATTTGCCGCGCGCTTTGGACATTGGACGGGCGTTGCAACAGGCGGTGCTGGCGCAGGTCAGCCCGGCGTTGCGCTGTTCGGTCGGGCTTGG includes:
- a CDS encoding RidA family protein, whose translation is MAPKFHLFSNGPRPVAPFSHAVEDDGWVILTGQMPTDPNAPDAPLPEGIAAQTRRVMDNLVLILAELGLRAEHIMQCRCFLTEFERDYALFNDTYKSYFPEGRLPARTTVGVTALAVGALVEIDLIARRPDQGDS
- a CDS encoding DUF6497 family protein; the protein is MPLPLRRRRPHDLAFVVFRGGCDGLCAALLGGAAAAEGTPVAAQDVAVPSGQPVAFYETLMDRPAMGLTARFRFVAPELGQRIKTMAYEALEADLSSLCVSYALPRLAEPTPAIIVISLSERPTEFGSPDPNVAQVFEAYRPTETDAGAICEWEAF
- a CDS encoding acetyl-CoA carboxylase biotin carboxylase subunit; translated protein: MFDKILIANRGEIACRVMKTAKKMGIKTVAIYSDADKNALHVAMADEAVHIGPPPANQSYIVIDKVMDAIRQTGAQAVHPGYGFLSENSKFAEALAAEGVAFVGPPVGAIEAMGDKITSKKLAQEAGVSTVPGYMGLIADADEAVKISNEVGYPVMIKASAGGGGKGMRIAWNDEEAREGFQSSKNEAASSFGDDRIFIEKFVTQPRHIEIQVLCDAHGNGIYLNERECSIQRRNQKVIEEAPSPFLDPETRKAMGEQAVALAKAVDYASAGTVEFIVDGDRNFYFLEMNTRLQVEHPVTELITGIDLVEQMIRIANGEPLSMTQDDVKINGWAMESRLYAEDPYRGFLPSIGRLSKYRPPAEIVTDTNVVRNDTGVYEGGEISMYYDPMIAKLCTWGPDRLTAIENMRNALDGFEVEGIGHNLPFLSAVYDHPKFIAGTMTTAFIEEEYPEGFEGVELPYADLERIAAATASMYRVAEIRRTRVSGRMDNHERVVPNDWVVQIGGHDFPLTIEADKTGSTVLINDKTLRCESTWVPGDSLAVIDMGDSHLTLKVGKTPGGFRIRNRGADMKVYVRSPRAAELSKFMIEKLPPDTSKLLLCPMPGLIVKVNVEEGDEVQEGQALCTVEAMKMENILRAERKGIVSKINAAPGDSLAVDEVIMEFE